In a genomic window of Rhopalosiphum maidis isolate BTI-1 chromosome 4, ASM367621v3, whole genome shotgun sequence:
- the LOC113549763 gene encoding odorant receptor 43b-like, giving the protein MAHIVDTYFKKAGCGDDDRGYDTTCMVYFTYCKIVVTLFFVASTYLLIADPTEDLSVRTYGVLCFIIEILVFAFIAIRLYYQSQYRDMYQRSRGVGIPENFKNKIATVIKHHLIMPNLFAVVSVLYTTSSESVKIGDPFTFPFVDVLPIKTTTVAVYVFKYILYALPVYIAHIEVSFLHVTYMYSTGVLQCHFQILHEQVKESMVNTDEQKLKVAIKHHQEMLKFFKEMKTVYEKPMFLIIVCCGLYIGLTGCLVIQVIQGYIHQIILGLCIVSSLQCIISIIIYCNYAHNLYNLHDGILNGLFKHQLFYSQNKSFDHLILIMMTRATIPLEFKVGSIFTVNLNLLIRILRFAYTVLNVLLTSINHELIKTAI; this is encoded by the exons ATGGCACACATAGTCGACACCTATTTCAAAAAAGCTGGATGCGGCGACGACGACCGCGGTTATGACACTACGTGTATGGTGTATTTCACTTATTGTAAGATTGTCGTCACACTGTTCTTCGTGGCGTCGACCTACCTATTGATTGCCGACCCCACAGAAGACCTATCCGTTCGCACCTACGGCGTCCTATGCTTCATAATTGAAATCCTCGTTTTTGCATTCATAGCCATTAGGCTCTACTATCAGTCACAATACCGTGATATGTATCAGCGTTCGCGTGGAGTGGGAATACcggaaaactttaaaaacaaaattgcaaCTGTGATCAAACATCACTTAATCATGCCGAACTTATTCGCGGTAGTTTCCGTGTTGTACACGACTTCGTCGGAATCAGTGAAAATTGGTGATCCGTTCACGTTCCCTTTTGTAGACGTGCTGCCAATAAAAACGACAACTGTGGCTGTTTacgtattcaaatatattttatacgcttTGCCCGTATACATTGCACACATTGAAGTCAGTTTCTTACACGTGACATACATGTATTCCACTGGCGTTCTGCAATGTCATTTTCAGATTCTCCACGAACAGGTCAAAGAATCAATGGTAAACACGgatgaacaaaaattaaaagtcgCGATCAAACACCATCAAGAAATGTTGAA gtTTTTCAAAGAAATGAAGACAGTATATGAGAAACCaatgtttttgataatagtatGTTGTGGATTGTATATTGGTTTGACTGGTTGTTTAGTAATTCAAGTCATACAG ggctatattcatcaaataatattggGGCTATGTATAGTTAGTAGTTTGCAATGTatcatatcaattataatttattgcaattatgcacataatttgtacaattta caCGATGGTATATTGAACGGACTTTTTaaacatcaattattttattctcaaaacaaatcatttgatcatcttatattaataatgatgacCAGAGCAACGATTCcattagaatttaaagttGGTTCCATTTTCACCGTAAACTTAAATCTACTTATCAGA aTCCTAAGATTTGCATACACGgtgttaaatgttttactaaCTTCAATCAATCACGAACTTATAAAAACTGcaatataa
- the LOC113548673 gene encoding uncharacterized protein LOC113548673: MAIICVNNHRNIYFPDSLFEIAGNAVNKLKEPISWSWSVSNVTDWVQYGLKLPQYVIIFKKNKIDGKKLIFINCQTLPSMHITDFDHIKYIAKNVRHLYGLSPDTEYHNGINGRRSVYHAYGRYYMHLAALRAAGGRLSATRGRGGQETPTLFGYMQSIGIVTNARRRDDGPRTSGCRSDDGPHPPKHKTLLARLPATEYLRGGQCAHADLAVVRLRPTLQQTCVMERPRPASKR; encoded by the exons ATGGCAATTATTTGTGTGAATAATCATAg gaatatttattttcctgattcattatttgaaatagCAGGAAACGCCGTTAACAAACTAAAAGAACCGATTAGTTGGTCGTGGTCGGTATCAAATGTCACGGATTGGGTACAGTATGGGTTAAAATTGCCTCAATACGTA ATAATTTTCAAGAAGAACAAAATTGAtggtaaaaaattgattttcattAACTGTCAAACGCTACCTTCTATGCATATTACAGACTTTGATCATATCAAG TATATCGCAAAAAACGTGAGACACCTGTACGGCTTGTCTCCGGACACCGAGTACCACAACGGGATCAATGGCCGGCGGTCCGTGTACCACGCGTACGGCCGTTATTACATGCACTTGGCCGCCCTCCGTGCGGCCGGCGGTCGGCTGTCGGCCACGCGCGGCCGTGGAGGGCAGGAAACGCCAACGCTGTTCGGTTACATGCAATCGATCGGCATTGTGACAAATGCGCGGCGTCGCGATGACGGTCCGCGGACGTCCGGTTGTCGGTCGGACGACGGGCCGCATCCGCCGAAACACAAAACGCTGCTGGCTCGATTGCCGGCCACCGAGTACCTGCGCGGCGGACAGTGCGCACATGCCGATCTCGCTGTAGTACGATTGCGCCCAACGCTGCAGCAGACGTGCGTAATGGAACGGCCGCGGCCGGCTTCGAAGCGCTGA